One region of Syntrophobacter fumaroxidans MPOB genomic DNA includes:
- a CDS encoding efflux RND transporter periplasmic adaptor subunit yields MREESNDKPDIAETLGIDRASGDGKSGKRWFVVGILAVLAVGTALVVWKGSGSSDGVRYRTQEAQRGDLTVIVTATGTLQATNQVDVSSELSGIIKTVEADYNSKVKVGQPLAKLDTSKLEAQVTQSKAALESAKAKVLLAEATVRETRSKLTQLRKVRALSDNKVPSQTEIDAAEAALDRALADVASAKATVSQAQATLDANQTDLSKAVIRSPVNGIVLTRSAEPGQTVAATLNPPVLFTLAEDLTKMELVVNVDEADVGHIREGQQATFSVAAYPNRTFEAQIVQARFGSKTTSGVVTYETVLKVDNVDLALRPGMTATADIIVKRIENAVLVPSAALRFVPPVREEKKAPTGLLARILPRPPGSGTQRREDPAGRKEHRVWTLKDEQLVAIPVKIGATDGSMTEVAAGEIQPGMAVVVDTAGSVE; encoded by the coding sequence ATGAGAGAAGAATCGAACGATAAACCCGATATTGCCGAAACCCTGGGGATCGATCGAGCCTCCGGCGACGGAAAGAGCGGAAAGCGATGGTTTGTTGTGGGGATCCTGGCCGTGTTGGCTGTCGGAACGGCGCTTGTCGTCTGGAAAGGGTCGGGTTCGTCCGACGGCGTGCGTTACAGGACCCAGGAAGCGCAACGTGGAGATCTGACGGTCATCGTCACGGCCACGGGGACTCTGCAGGCAACCAACCAGGTGGACGTGAGCAGTGAGCTTTCCGGCATCATCAAGACGGTTGAAGCGGATTACAACAGCAAGGTGAAAGTCGGACAGCCCCTGGCGAAACTGGACACATCGAAACTCGAGGCGCAGGTGACGCAATCGAAAGCCGCTCTGGAATCGGCCAAAGCAAAGGTATTGCTGGCGGAGGCAACGGTCAGGGAAACGCGCAGCAAGCTGACGCAACTGCGGAAGGTGAGGGCGCTGAGCGACAACAAGGTCCCCTCTCAAACGGAAATCGATGCGGCGGAGGCCGCGCTCGACAGGGCACTGGCCGACGTTGCCAGTGCAAAGGCGACGGTTTCCCAGGCCCAGGCCACGCTCGATGCCAACCAGACGGATCTGTCCAAGGCCGTTATCCGGTCGCCGGTCAACGGCATTGTTCTCACTCGCAGCGCGGAGCCCGGCCAGACCGTGGCCGCGACGCTCAATCCCCCGGTGCTGTTCACTCTGGCCGAGGATTTGACCAAGATGGAACTGGTCGTGAACGTGGACGAGGCCGACGTGGGTCATATCCGGGAGGGCCAGCAGGCCACCTTCAGCGTTGCCGCCTATCCGAACCGAACCTTCGAGGCTCAAATCGTCCAGGCCCGTTTCGGTTCAAAAACGACCTCGGGGGTCGTGACCTATGAAACCGTGTTGAAGGTCGACAACGTGGACCTGGCTCTGCGGCCGGGCATGACGGCAACCGCGGACATCATCGTCAAGAGGATCGAAAATGCCGTTCTGGTACCCAGCGCGGCGCTGCGCTTCGTCCCTCCGGTCCGGGAAGAAAAGAAAGCTCCCACGGGGCTGCTCGCCAGGATCCTCCCGCGACCGCCCGGTTCCGGAACGCAACGACGGGAGGACCCCGCCGGCAGGAAGGAGCATCGGGTCTGGACGTTGAAGGATGAGCAGCTTGTAGCGATCCCCGTCAAGATCGGGGCGACGGACGGCAGTATGACCGAAGTCGCAGCCGGTGAGATCCAACCCGGAATGGCGGTGGTGGTGGATACCGCCGGTTCGGTGGAATGA
- a CDS encoding efflux transporter outer membrane subunit: MALAIMIVTGCAAVGPDYVRPEVPVYEAWNTRLDGDANTGETDVRTLAAWWTTLDDPKLSELVGRAVKGNLDLKKAKARVREARARRGIAEADLFPSLDAAGSATWNRIISDTGTDTTGDLYTAGFDAAWELDVFGGVRRSVEAADRDLQASEEDLRNVLVSLLAEVGLNYLDVRIYQDRIAVAEDNLASQDETCRLTEWRYQAGLSDELAVQQARYNRENTRSQIPLLITGLEAALNRVAVLLGEQPGRVHTELERREPIPVPPLQVAVGVPADLLRRRPDVRQAERQLAAQTARVGVATADLYPKFTLNGSIGLEALALKDPASASLLLSGGPAITWAIFKGGAIRQNIEAQSALQEQALIQYEAVILGALEEVENALVAYAQVQLRRQALSEATQAARKAAELARHKYEAGLTDFTNVLDAQRSLLSFQEQLALSNGNVTGNLMRLYKALGGGWTSPAGSGREHGT; this comes from the coding sequence ATGGCGCTCGCGATCATGATCGTTACGGGGTGCGCGGCTGTGGGTCCCGATTATGTGCGCCCCGAGGTGCCGGTATACGAGGCCTGGAATACCCGGCTCGATGGAGATGCGAACACCGGGGAAACGGATGTGCGGACCCTGGCGGCGTGGTGGACCACGCTCGACGATCCGAAACTGTCCGAATTGGTCGGGCGCGCCGTGAAAGGCAACCTCGATCTGAAGAAGGCCAAGGCACGGGTTCGCGAAGCGCGCGCCCGTCGGGGCATTGCCGAAGCCGACCTCTTTCCCTCGCTCGACGCCGCCGGCTCGGCCACCTGGAATCGGATCATCAGCGACACGGGGACCGACACGACCGGGGACCTCTACACGGCGGGCTTCGATGCGGCATGGGAGCTGGATGTTTTCGGGGGGGTCCGTCGGTCGGTGGAGGCGGCGGACAGGGACCTTCAGGCATCCGAGGAGGATTTGCGCAACGTTCTCGTTTCCCTTCTCGCAGAGGTGGGGCTTAACTATCTCGACGTCCGCATCTATCAGGACCGGATCGCCGTGGCGGAGGACAACCTCGCGTCCCAGGACGAGACCTGCCGGCTGACCGAGTGGCGGTATCAGGCGGGTCTGAGCGATGAACTGGCGGTGCAGCAGGCGCGCTACAACCGCGAAAACACGCGTTCCCAGATACCGCTCCTGATCACCGGGCTGGAGGCGGCCCTGAACCGTGTTGCCGTGCTCCTCGGAGAACAGCCGGGCAGAGTTCATACGGAGCTTGAGCGTCGGGAACCCATACCTGTCCCGCCTCTCCAGGTTGCGGTGGGTGTGCCCGCGGATCTCCTGCGACGCCGGCCCGACGTGCGGCAGGCGGAGCGGCAGTTGGCCGCGCAGACGGCCAGGGTCGGCGTGGCCACGGCGGATCTCTATCCCAAATTCACGCTGAACGGTTCCATCGGCCTGGAAGCCCTTGCGCTTAAGGATCCGGCCTCCGCCAGTCTGCTGCTTTCGGGGGGGCCCGCGATCACCTGGGCGATTTTCAAGGGCGGAGCCATCCGCCAGAACATAGAGGCCCAATCGGCACTTCAGGAACAGGCCCTGATCCAGTACGAGGCCGTTATTCTCGGCGCGCTGGAGGAAGTGGAAAATGCGCTGGTCGCCTATGCGCAGGTGCAACTGCGCAGGCAGGCACTGAGCGAAGCCACGCAGGCGGCCCGGAAGGCGGCGGAGTTGGCGCGGCACAAGTACGAGGCGGGGCTGACGGATTTCACGAACGTGCTGGACGCGCAGCGTTCGCTCTTGTCGTTCCAGGAGCAGTTGGCCCTGAGCAACGGCAACGTGACCGGCAACCTGATGCGCCTGTATAAGGCCCTGGGTGGCGGCTGGACGTCACCGGCGGGCAGCGGGCGGGAACATGGAACGTGA
- a CDS encoding CerR family C-terminal domain-containing protein, with product MEAHRAWDEGTRKRLIDAAGQTFARQGFRAATIREICRRANAGISAVNYHFRDKQGLYEAVFEYSHRWAVEKYPHDLGLDDGATPEERLRAFIRSFLLRGLGDGFPAWHGKLIALEMANPSGVLSKVAQTAIRPMDEILEGIVRELFRKDNPSREPDERSVRTCRLSIVGQCIFQIHARQFMQLDEPKVLDPPRIAAIADRIYRFSMGGIRAIAAEEQP from the coding sequence ATGGAGGCTCATCGAGCTTGGGATGAAGGAACCAGGAAACGGCTGATCGATGCGGCGGGACAAACGTTTGCCCGGCAGGGCTTTCGGGCTGCCACGATCAGGGAAATCTGCAGGCGTGCCAATGCCGGCATCAGTGCGGTGAACTACCACTTTCGGGACAAGCAGGGTTTGTATGAGGCCGTGTTCGAATATTCCCATCGCTGGGCGGTGGAGAAATATCCCCACGATCTGGGCCTCGATGACGGTGCGACTCCGGAGGAGCGTCTTCGCGCATTCATCCGTTCTTTTCTTTTGCGGGGGCTCGGGGACGGCTTCCCAGCCTGGCACGGAAAGCTCATTGCGCTGGAAATGGCCAACCCGAGCGGTGTCTTGAGCAAGGTGGCGCAGACGGCCATTCGGCCCATGGATGAGATCCTGGAAGGAATAGTCCGGGAGCTGTTCCGGAAGGATAATCCGTCTCGAGAGCCGGACGAGCGCTCAGTCCGGACATGCAGGCTGAGTATCGTCGGGCAATGTATCTTTCAGATCCATGCCAGGCAGTTCATGCAGCTCGATGAGCCGAAGGTCCTCGATCCCCCGCGGATTGCGGCCATTGCCGACCGGATATACCGGTTTTCCATGGGCGGCATACGGGCGATTGCCGCGGAGGAGCAACCTTGA
- a CDS encoding NADP-dependent glyceraldehyde-3-phosphate dehydrogenase, protein MSDESPASVFPGDGMIPEKVRIPSPIEQREYLSDGVIREWTGPQEDVASPICRSIDGVFRRMRIGSFPLLTEAQALEALDAACRAYDHGRGPWPTMSVEERIRHVEAFTFRMQEQREEVVKLLMWEIGKTLPDSEKEFDRTVEYIRDTIDALKDLDRLSSRFVIEQGVIAQIRRAPLGVVLCMGPYNYPLNETFTTLIPALIMGNAVIFKPPKLGVLLHRPLLEAFRDSFPAGVINTVYGDGQEIVGPLMRSGRIDALAFIGSSRVADILKKQHPKPHRLRCILGLEAKNAAIVLKDADMDNAVKECVLGALSFNGQRCTALKMIFVHEGIVDAFLAKFCDAVGRLKGGMPWDEGVQITPLPEVDKAKYLKELIEDARAGGARVVNPNGGAVENTFMTPAVVYPVGPGMRLYSEEQFGPVVPVAAFSDIEEPMKYVTESDYGQQVSLFGSSAECIADLVDPLVNQVCRVNINSQCQRGPDVFPFTGRKDSAEGTLSVSDALRVFAIRTLVAAKGTDANRWIVKSIITERRSRFLSTDFIL, encoded by the coding sequence ATGTCCGATGAGTCTCCCGCTTCGGTTTTTCCCGGCGACGGCATGATTCCGGAGAAGGTTCGCATCCCTTCACCCATCGAGCAGCGCGAGTACCTCAGCGACGGCGTCATACGGGAATGGACCGGCCCGCAGGAGGACGTGGCGTCCCCGATATGCCGGTCAATCGACGGTGTTTTTCGCCGGATGCGAATCGGAAGCTTCCCGTTGTTGACGGAAGCCCAGGCGCTGGAAGCTCTCGACGCGGCCTGTAGGGCCTACGATCACGGACGAGGGCCGTGGCCCACGATGTCGGTGGAAGAGCGGATAAGGCACGTGGAGGCGTTCACCTTCCGGATGCAGGAACAGCGTGAGGAAGTCGTCAAGCTCCTCATGTGGGAAATCGGCAAGACGCTTCCCGACTCCGAGAAGGAATTCGACCGGACGGTCGAGTACATCAGGGACACCATCGACGCCCTGAAGGATTTGGACCGGTTGTCGTCGCGTTTCGTCATCGAGCAGGGCGTGATCGCGCAGATTCGCCGCGCGCCGCTCGGCGTGGTGCTCTGCATGGGTCCCTACAACTACCCGCTCAATGAAACCTTCACGACCCTGATCCCGGCGCTCATCATGGGCAATGCCGTGATCTTCAAGCCTCCGAAGCTGGGGGTCCTGCTCCATCGGCCGCTTCTCGAGGCCTTTCGGGATTCCTTTCCAGCGGGCGTTATCAATACCGTCTACGGGGATGGACAGGAAATCGTCGGGCCCCTCATGAGGTCGGGAAGAATCGATGCACTGGCGTTCATCGGCAGCAGCCGGGTTGCGGACATCCTGAAAAAGCAGCATCCGAAACCGCACCGCCTGCGCTGCATACTCGGCCTCGAAGCCAAGAACGCGGCCATTGTTCTTAAGGATGCGGACATGGACAATGCGGTGAAAGAGTGCGTTTTGGGCGCTCTTTCCTTCAACGGCCAGCGGTGCACGGCGCTCAAGATGATCTTCGTTCACGAGGGGATTGTCGATGCGTTCCTGGCGAAATTCTGTGACGCGGTCGGCAGGCTCAAAGGGGGGATGCCCTGGGATGAAGGGGTCCAAATAACGCCGTTGCCGGAAGTCGATAAAGCGAAGTATCTTAAGGAGTTGATCGAGGATGCCCGCGCCGGGGGCGCGCGCGTCGTCAACCCGAACGGGGGCGCCGTGGAAAACACCTTCATGACCCCGGCAGTCGTGTATCCCGTTGGACCCGGCATGAGGCTGTACTCCGAGGAGCAGTTCGGCCCGGTTGTCCCGGTTGCCGCCTTTTCCGATATCGAAGAACCCATGAAATACGTGACCGAATCCGATTACGGTCAGCAGGTCAGCTTGTTCGGAAGCAGCGCCGAATGCATCGCCGACCTGGTCGATCCCCTGGTCAACCAGGTGTGCCGGGTCAACATCAACAGTCAGTGCCAGCGAGGCCCCGACGTTTTTCCGTTCACCGGCAGAAAGGACTCCGCCGAAGGCACGCTGTCCGTTTCGGACGCCCTTAGGGTCTTCGCCATCCGGACGCTTGTCGCGGCCAAGGGGACCGACGCGAACAGGTGGATCGTCAAGTCCATCATCACGGAACGAAGGTCTCGATTTCTTTCCACCGATTTTATCCTGTGA